In the Setaria italica strain Yugu1 chromosome VI, Setaria_italica_v2.0, whole genome shotgun sequence genome, one interval contains:
- the LOC101777633 gene encoding abscisic acid 8'-hydroxylase 3 encodes MAFFLAVACVYVVALAVLVLLDASRRRRGGAAGRSGSPQTQGLKLPPGSLGLPYLGETLQLYSQNPNIFFAARLKRYGEVFKTHVLGCPCVVLASPEAARMVLVSRAHLFRPTYPPSKERMIGPQALFFHQGDYHLRMRRAVQGWLGPDALRALVPDVEAAVASTLRWWEGRETSTFHTMKRLTFDVGVVTIFGRRVAEHVKEELRRNYFIVENGYNSFPIPVVPWTRYSQAIKARQRLGAILSGILSERRALGDLGDDLLGTLMRYRDDGGTALSDDQVADNVLGVLFAAQDTTASVLTWILKYLHDNPKLLEAVKAEQMAVYEENDGGRLPLTWAQTRTMPITNLVILESLRLASIITFAFREAVEDVDYEGFLIPKGWKVMPLFRNIHHSPEFFQDPQKFDPSRFMVAPKPGTFLPFGSGVHACPGNDLAKLEMVVLVHRLVTNYRWQVIGSSDDVTYSPFPVPKRGLRARLLRATTAGAAEDYGRRAPAAAA; translated from the exons ATGGCTTTCTTCCTCGCTGTAGCTTGCGTCTACGTCGTCGCACTCGCCGTGCTGGTGCTGCTCGACGCGAGCAGGCGCCGGaggggaggcgccgccggccgaaGCGGAAGCCCCCAGACGCAGGGGCTCAAGCTGCCCCCGGGCTCTCTGGGCTTGCCGTACCTCGGCGAGACCCTGCAACTCTACTCCCAGAACCCCAATATCTTCTTCGCCGCCAGGCTGAAGAG GTATGGCGAGGTGTTCAAGACGCACGTTCTGGGCTGCCCGTGCGTGGTCTTGGCGAGCCCGGAGGCGGCACGCATGGTGCTGGTCTCCCGTGCGCACCTGTTCAGGCCGACGTACCCGCCGAGCAAGGAGCGCATGATCGGGCCGCAGGCGCTATTCTTCCACCAGGGCGACTACCACCTCCGCATGCGCCGCGCCGTCCAGGGGTGGCTCGGCCCCGACGCGCTCCGCGCCCTGGTGCCCGACGTCGAGGCCGCCGTCGCATCCACGCTCCGCTGGTGGGAAGGCCGCGAGACCAGCACCTTCCACACCATGAAGAGG CTCACGTTCGACGTCGGCGTCGTCACCATCTTCGGCCGGCGGGTGGCCGAGCACGTGAAGGAGGAGCTGAGGAGGAACTACTTCATCGTGGAGAATGGCTACAACAGCTTCCCCATCCCCGTCGTCCCCTGGACCCGCTACAGCCAGGCCATCAAG GCGAGGCAGCGGCTGGGGGCGATCCTGAGCGGCATCCTGTCGGAGCGGCGGGCGCTGGGGGACCTCGGCGACGACCTCCTGGGCACCCTCATGCGGtaccgcgacgacggcggcacgGCGCTCTCGGACGACCAGGTCGCCGACAACGTCCTCGGCGTGCTGTTCGCGGCGCAGGACACGACGGCCAGCGTCCTCACCTGGATCCTCAAGTACCTCCACGACAACCCGAAGCTTCTGGAAGCCGTCAAG GCGGAGCAGATGGCGGTCTACGAGGAGAACGACGGCGGGAGGCTGCCGCTGACGTGGGCGCAGACGAGGACGATGCCGATCACGAACCTG GTTATCTTGGAGAGCCTGAGGTTGGCGAGCATCATCACCTTCGCGTTCAGGGAGGCCGTCGAGGACGTGGACTATGAAG GGTTCCTGATCCCCAAGGGGTGGAAGGTGATGCCGCTGTTCAGGAACATCCACCACAGCCCGGAGTTCTTCCAGGATCCACAGAAGTTCGACCCTTCTCGGTTCATG GTGGCGCCCAAGCCCGGCACGTTCCTGCCGTTCGGGAGCGGCGTGCACGCGTGCCCCGGGAACGACCTGGCCAAGCTCGAGATGGTCGTCCTCGTCCACCGCCTCGTCACCAACTACAG GTGGCAGGTGATCGGGTCGAGCGACGACGTGACCTACAGCCCCTTCCCCGTGCCGAAGCGCGGCCTCCGGGCGAGGCTGCTGCGGGCGACgaccgccggcgcggccgaggactacggccgccgcgcgccggccgcggccgcctga